A genomic segment from Flavobacterium litorale encodes:
- a CDS encoding TIGR01777 family oxidoreductase, which produces MKVLITGATGLVGTELVSLLLKNGIHINYLTTSKSKIQKEQDYKGYYWNPESGIIDKDCIDEVDAIIHLAGASVSERWTDEYKQEILESRILSTNVLYSLLKHTNHQVKHFISASGTGIYPDSTDTVYSETNTAIDDSFLGRVVEKWEAAADKIATLGIKVAKMRTGIVLSGKGGALTEMAKPVKLGAGSGLGSGKQIQSWIHIHDLVSMYKYVLQNKLEGVYNAVAPHPVTNNELMKTIAKVLDRPYFMPNVPKFMLQLILGEMHIILLSSQNVSAKKIIGKGFQFEYLSLEKALRKELK; this is translated from the coding sequence ATGAAAGTTTTAATCACGGGAGCTACTGGTCTTGTTGGTACAGAGTTAGTATCGTTGTTGCTTAAAAACGGAATTCATATTAATTATCTTACTACATCAAAAAGTAAAATCCAAAAAGAGCAAGACTATAAAGGATATTATTGGAATCCTGAGAGTGGCATTATAGACAAAGATTGTATAGATGAAGTAGACGCTATTATTCATTTAGCAGGTGCATCTGTATCTGAACGTTGGACGGATGAGTACAAGCAGGAAATACTAGAGAGCCGTATATTATCTACTAATGTATTGTATAGTTTGCTTAAACACACCAATCATCAAGTAAAACACTTTATATCCGCTTCTGGTACAGGTATATATCCTGATAGCACGGATACGGTGTACTCCGAAACCAATACAGCCATTGACGATTCTTTTTTAGGGCGCGTTGTAGAAAAATGGGAAGCTGCTGCAGATAAAATTGCTACGCTAGGTATTAAAGTAGCAAAAATGCGTACAGGTATAGTACTATCAGGCAAAGGTGGTGCCCTTACCGAAATGGCAAAACCTGTAAAGCTTGGCGCAGGTTCAGGCTTAGGTAGCGGTAAACAAATACAATCGTGGATACATATACACGATTTGGTAAGCATGTACAAATACGTTTTACAAAATAAGTTAGAGGGCGTATACAATGCCGTTGCACCGCATCCCGTTACTAACAACGAATTGATGAAAACGATAGCTAAAGTATTGGACAGACCTTACTTTATGCCTAACGTACCTAAATTTATGCTACAACTTATACTCGGCGAAATGCATATAATATTATTAAGCAGCCAAAATGTAAGTGCTAAAAAAATAATAGGCAAAGGTTTTCAGTTTGAATACCTATCGTTAGAAAAAGCATTACGAAAAGAATTAAAATAG